The Prevotella melaninogenica genome has a segment encoding these proteins:
- a CDS encoding fumarate hydratase: protein MAEFKYAPMFQLGKDDTEYRLVSKEGISVGEFEGNEILKVSKEALTLLAQEAFHDCEFMLRRAHNEQVAKILTDPEASENDKYVALQFLRNAETAVKGVLPFCQDTGTAIIHGEKGQQVWTGFEDEEALSRGVFNTFTEENLRYSQNAPLNMYDEVNTKCNLPAQIDIEAVEGAEYRFIMVAKGGGSANKTYFYPMTKATIQNEGTLIPFLVEKMKSLGTAACPPYHICFVIGGTSAEKNLLTVKLGSIKYYDNLPTTGDETGRAFRDIDLEEKLLKEAHKIGLGAQFGGKYLAHDIRIIRLPRHGASCPIGMGVSCSADRNIKAKINKDGIWLEKMDTNPSELIPEEYRKPGEGAKGIEIDLDKGMDAVRAELTKYPVSTRVNLKGTIIVARDIAHAKLKARLDAGEELPDYIKNYPVLYAGPAKTPEGYPCGSMGPTTANRMDPYVDEFQAHGASLVMIAKGNRTQMVTDACQKHGGFYLGTIGGVAAVLSQSSIKSIECVEYPELGMEAVWKITVEDFPAFILVDDKGHDFFKELKPWTGCSCEK from the coding sequence ATGGCAGAATTCAAGTATGCACCCATGTTCCAATTGGGCAAAGATGACACCGAGTATCGTTTGGTATCAAAGGAAGGTATCAGCGTAGGTGAGTTTGAAGGTAACGAAATCCTGAAGGTAAGCAAAGAAGCACTTACCTTACTGGCACAGGAGGCTTTCCACGATTGTGAGTTCATGCTCCGTCGTGCACACAACGAGCAAGTTGCAAAGATTCTGACCGACCCAGAGGCATCAGAGAACGACAAGTACGTAGCTCTCCAGTTCCTCCGCAATGCTGAGACAGCTGTGAAGGGTGTACTGCCTTTCTGCCAGGACACGGGTACTGCTATCATTCACGGTGAGAAGGGTCAGCAGGTATGGACTGGTTTTGAGGACGAGGAGGCACTCTCTCGTGGTGTCTTCAACACCTTTACAGAGGAGAATCTCCGCTACTCACAGAATGCTCCGCTCAATATGTACGACGAGGTGAATACCAAGTGTAACCTCCCTGCACAGATTGACATCGAGGCTGTTGAGGGTGCTGAATATCGTTTCATAATGGTAGCAAAGGGTGGTGGCTCTGCTAATAAGACCTACTTCTACCCAATGACCAAAGCTACTATACAGAATGAGGGTACGCTCATTCCTTTCCTCGTTGAGAAAATGAAGAGCCTCGGTACTGCTGCTTGTCCTCCTTATCACATCTGCTTCGTGATTGGTGGTACTTCTGCAGAAAAGAACCTCCTCACCGTTAAGCTCGGAAGTATCAAGTATTACGACAATCTTCCTACTACTGGCGACGAGACAGGACGTGCTTTCCGCGACATCGACCTTGAGGAGAAGCTCCTCAAAGAGGCTCATAAGATTGGCCTCGGTGCACAGTTTGGTGGCAAGTATCTTGCTCACGACATCCGCATCATCCGTCTGCCACGTCACGGTGCAAGCTGCCCTATCGGTATGGGTGTTAGCTGTTCTGCTGACCGTAACATCAAAGCGAAGATCAATAAGGACGGTATTTGGTTGGAGAAGATGGACACTAACCCAAGCGAGTTGATTCCAGAGGAGTACCGCAAGCCAGGAGAAGGCGCAAAGGGTATCGAGATTGACCTTGACAAGGGTATGGATGCTGTTCGTGCTGAACTGACAAAGTATCCTGTTTCAACACGTGTTAACCTCAAGGGTACTATTATCGTGGCGCGTGATATTGCTCACGCTAAGCTCAAGGCTCGTTTGGATGCTGGCGAGGAATTGCCTGATTACATCAAGAATTACCCTGTCCTCTATGCAGGACCAGCCAAGACACCAGAGGGCTACCCATGTGGTTCAATGGGTCCTACCACCGCCAACCGTATGGACCCATACGTAGATGAGTTCCAAGCACACGGCGCATCACTCGTGATGATTGCTAAGGGTAACCGTACACAGATGGTTACAGATGCTTGTCAGAAGCATGGTGGTTTCTACCTCGGTACTATCGGTGGTGTGGCTGCCGTTCTCTCACAGAGCAGCATCAAGAGTATTGAGTGCGTAGAATATCCAGAACTCGGTATGGAAGCTGTTTGGAAGATTACCGTTGAGGACTTCCCAGCCTTCATCCTTGTTGACGATAAGGGTCATGACTTCTTCAAAGAGCTAAAGCCTTGGACAGGCTGCAGCTGCGAGAAGTAA